A genomic segment from Neobacillus sp. YX16 encodes:
- a CDS encoding NAD(P)H-dependent oxidoreductase — translation MKTLVIITHPNLGQSRINRTWMQELKKHEEITIHTLYQAYPDGKINVAHEQSLLESHDRIILQFPFYWYSTPSLLKQWQDEVLSYGWAYGEGGDKLHGKELGLAISTFGPEDSYQPTGYNHFTMETLTTPLQQTSNLIGTRFMPLFVLNGVMHVPDQQLIENAKAYVNHVLQPSLIKA, via the coding sequence ATGAAAACTCTTGTAATTATCACCCACCCTAATTTAGGCCAATCTCGAATAAACCGCACTTGGATGCAGGAATTGAAAAAACACGAAGAAATTACGATTCATACTCTTTATCAAGCGTATCCAGATGGGAAAATAAATGTAGCTCACGAACAAAGTCTATTAGAATCACATGACCGTATTATTCTCCAATTTCCATTCTACTGGTACAGCACCCCTTCTTTGTTAAAACAATGGCAGGATGAAGTGCTCTCCTACGGATGGGCTTATGGCGAAGGCGGCGACAAGCTTCACGGTAAAGAACTAGGTCTTGCGATTTCAACCTTTGGGCCAGAAGATTCCTATCAGCCTACTGGCTATAATCATTTTACCATGGAGACCTTAACAACTCCTTTACAGCAAACAAGCAACCTCATTGGTACCCGTTTTATGCCGTTATTTGTGCTGAATGGTGTAATGCATGTACCAGATCAACAACTTATAGAAAATGCAAAAGCTTATGTAAATCACGTTCTTCAGCCATCCTTGATTAAAGCTTAA
- a CDS encoding NAD(P)H-dependent oxidoreductase: MKTLVIVAHPNLEKSKVNRTWLNRLQQEENVTVHNLHAHYPTFEIDVKKEQQLLLEHDRIVFQFPFYWYSSPALLKQWQDLVLTYGWAYGSEGTKLRGKEFMLVISTGGPEEAYQAGGYNHFSISELTKPFQATANLTGMRFLPTFTKQGVRFLTNEQVLESAEDLVCHLKNNY, from the coding sequence ATGAAAACATTAGTAATTGTAGCCCATCCAAACTTGGAAAAATCGAAGGTAAATAGAACTTGGTTGAACCGTCTTCAACAAGAAGAAAATGTTACGGTCCATAATCTCCATGCACATTACCCAACATTTGAGATTGATGTGAAAAAAGAACAGCAGCTTCTATTGGAGCATGATCGTATCGTTTTTCAATTCCCATTCTACTGGTACAGTTCACCCGCATTGTTAAAACAATGGCAGGATTTGGTTCTTACTTACGGTTGGGCTTATGGGTCAGAAGGAACAAAATTACGCGGCAAAGAGTTTATGTTAGTAATTTCAACAGGCGGACCTGAAGAAGCATATCAAGCTGGCGGATACAATCACTTCAGCATAAGCGAGTTAACCAAACCATTTCAGGCAACAGCCAACTTGACGGGCATGCGGTTCTTGCCCACTTTTACGAAACAGGGAGTGCGCTTCTTAACGAACGAACAAGTACTCGAAAGTGCTGAAGATCTGGTATGTCATCTGAAAAATAACTATTAG
- a CDS encoding aldo/keto reductase, which translates to MNYKLLGRSGLRVSELALGTMTFGEDWGFGASKDESKKIFNAFVEAGGNFIDTAVNYTNGTSEKYVGEFIHEKREQFVVATKYTLNTRPHDPNGGGNHRKNLVQSVEKSLKQLQTDYIDLLWLHAWDFMTPVEEVMRALDDLVRSGKILYVGVSDTPAWIVSQANMLSTLRGWTPFIGLQVEYNLLQRTPERDLLPMARALDIGVTAWAPMAGGALTGKYSNPSSEKGRLSPQSARLNERNRAIAAVVEEIAKEIGVSPAQVALNWVRQQAGTVIPLIGAKREEQMKDNLGSLAFRLSETHLTQLNEASNIEMGFPHDFLASESVLNAIHGKTFEKIENK; encoded by the coding sequence ATGAATTATAAATTGTTAGGAAGAAGCGGCTTACGAGTATCTGAATTAGCTTTAGGTACTATGACGTTTGGGGAAGACTGGGGATTTGGTGCTTCTAAGGACGAAAGCAAAAAAATCTTCAATGCTTTTGTTGAAGCTGGTGGGAACTTTATTGATACGGCTGTCAATTATACGAATGGAACAAGTGAAAAATATGTTGGGGAATTTATTCATGAAAAGCGTGAACAGTTTGTCGTTGCGACTAAATATACACTGAACACTCGTCCACACGATCCAAATGGCGGCGGAAACCATCGAAAAAATCTCGTTCAATCTGTTGAAAAGAGCTTAAAACAGCTTCAGACCGATTATATTGATTTACTTTGGCTTCATGCTTGGGATTTCATGACACCGGTCGAAGAAGTGATGCGTGCACTTGACGATTTAGTTCGTTCCGGAAAAATTCTTTATGTAGGAGTCTCGGATACACCTGCTTGGATTGTTTCACAAGCTAATATGCTGTCCACACTCCGCGGTTGGACTCCGTTTATCGGTTTGCAAGTGGAGTACAATTTGTTGCAGCGGACTCCAGAAAGAGATTTATTACCAATGGCACGCGCTTTAGATATTGGAGTTACTGCATGGGCACCAATGGCTGGCGGTGCACTAACGGGAAAATACAGTAATCCTTCATCTGAAAAAGGGAGATTATCACCTCAAAGTGCACGCTTAAATGAACGCAACCGGGCGATTGCTGCAGTTGTGGAAGAAATCGCAAAAGAAATAGGAGTTTCCCCTGCCCAAGTTGCACTAAACTGGGTCCGTCAACAAGCTGGTACCGTCATTCCGCTAATTGGTGCAAAACGAGAAGAACAAATGAAAGACAATCTTGGAAGTTTGGCTTTCCGGCTTTCAGAAACGCATCTTACCCAATTAAATGAAGCTAGCAACATTGAAATGGGATTCCCACATGATTTTCTTGCATCTGAATCTGTGTTAAATGCCATCCATGGAAAAACGTTTGAAAAGATTGAAAATAAATAA
- a CDS encoding SDR family NAD(P)-dependent oxidoreductase: MTKFAFVTGANKGIGYEIVRQLAEKNYHVFLGARNEKLGQKAVQSLGLSNVSFVQVDLSDTQSIQNSKNKILEVTDHLDLLINNAGIALDFGILPSELKIEILRQEFDVNFFGTFQMIQTLLPLVKKSQDGKIVNVTTDMASQTMFDNGDAGQLNILGYNSSKTAANSLTLAFGKEFGMNGPEIFGVTPGFTTTDLNGNAPGGKTPAEGAQIIVKYALSETNYNGKILNNNGIIPW; the protein is encoded by the coding sequence ATGACAAAATTCGCTTTTGTAACTGGTGCTAATAAAGGTATTGGCTATGAGATTGTCCGTCAATTAGCAGAAAAAAATTATCACGTATTTTTAGGAGCCCGAAATGAAAAACTCGGACAAAAAGCTGTACAATCTTTAGGCTTATCGAATGTTTCATTTGTTCAAGTTGATCTTTCAGACACTCAATCAATTCAAAACTCAAAAAATAAAATCCTTGAAGTTACGGATCACTTAGATTTGTTAATAAATAACGCTGGTATTGCACTCGATTTCGGTATATTGCCTAGTGAATTAAAAATAGAAATCCTGCGTCAAGAATTTGATGTTAACTTCTTTGGTACATTTCAAATGATCCAAACCTTATTACCACTAGTAAAAAAATCTCAGGATGGGAAAATTGTAAACGTCACTACCGATATGGCTTCGCAAACGATGTTTGACAATGGTGATGCTGGACAACTAAATATATTAGGCTATAATTCATCAAAAACCGCTGCAAATTCTTTAACATTAGCCTTTGGTAAAGAATTTGGTATGAACGGTCCTGAGATTTTTGGAGTTACTCCTGGTTTTACCACTACCGACCTTAATGGCAATGCCCCAGGGGGCAAAACACCTGCGGAAGGTGCACAAATCATTGTTAAATACGCCTTAAGCGAAACAAATTATAATGGAAAAATCCTTAATAATAATGGGATTATTCCATGGTAA
- a CDS encoding MerR family transcriptional regulator, whose amino-acid sequence MNYTIGQVAKINHLSISQLRYYDNQGLFPFLKRTEKGDRVFDEDALKFLEIILCLKNTGMPIKDIKGFVNWSMDGTDTLPQRLEMMKQQEINVLQQIRDTEKNLIKIQQKIARLERELKK is encoded by the coding sequence ATGAATTATACGATCGGACAAGTTGCAAAAATCAATCATTTATCCATTTCGCAATTACGCTACTATGATAATCAAGGACTGTTCCCCTTTCTCAAAAGAACTGAAAAAGGGGACAGAGTTTTTGACGAAGATGCACTTAAATTTCTGGAAATTATCCTATGTTTAAAAAATACCGGAATGCCAATAAAGGACATTAAAGGGTTTGTAAATTGGTCAATGGATGGGACTGATACTCTTCCTCAACGACTAGAAATGATGAAACAACAAGAAATCAATGTTCTACAACAAATTCGTGATACCGAAAAAAATTTAATAAAAATTCAACAAAAAATTGCTAGACTTGAACGTGAGTTGAAAAAATAA
- a CDS encoding LysR family transcriptional regulator, which translates to MEIRHFVTFNKVIETGSFTQAAEHLGYTQSTVTSHIQALEEHLGGPLFDRMGRKVRLTDIGKKLLPYTKEILDTYGKIESITSDGDDMRGELKIAAPESLTVYRLEPILREYRKKFPHVRISLSNATCGDNKRLILNGSADIAFVMLPQLQDSDLIVHSLLDEPIVLVGSPDCPLNILDNGYENQKINQCLIMNEKECSYRTMFEEYLGERGIIPSHTMELWSIEAMKRCVMSGLGIAYLPLMTVNDEIKAGRLKIIPCVGGFNQIFSQVAYHKNKWISPALSMFIDITLKHARDWSCEETTC; encoded by the coding sequence ATGGAAATACGCCATTTTGTTACGTTCAATAAGGTCATTGAAACGGGTAGCTTCACACAAGCAGCAGAACATTTAGGCTACACTCAATCCACGGTGACTTCTCATATTCAGGCACTTGAAGAACATTTAGGTGGACCTCTGTTTGATCGGATGGGTCGAAAGGTAAGATTGACTGATATTGGCAAGAAGTTGTTGCCCTATACTAAAGAGATTTTAGATACCTATGGGAAAATCGAAAGCATTACCAGTGATGGAGACGATATGAGAGGGGAGTTAAAGATTGCGGCTCCGGAATCTCTAACGGTTTACCGCCTAGAACCAATATTAAGAGAATATAGAAAGAAATTTCCTCATGTACGCATCAGCTTAAGTAACGCCACCTGCGGAGATAACAAGAGATTAATTCTTAATGGTAGTGCAGATATTGCATTTGTCATGTTGCCACAGTTGCAGGATTCAGATTTAATCGTCCATTCGTTGTTAGACGAACCTATTGTCCTTGTTGGCAGCCCTGACTGTCCTCTGAATATTTTAGATAATGGCTACGAAAATCAAAAGATAAATCAGTGTTTGATCATGAATGAGAAAGAATGCAGTTACCGAACGATGTTTGAAGAATACCTTGGTGAACGGGGAATCATACCTTCCCACACAATGGAACTTTGGAGTATAGAAGCGATGAAACGGTGTGTAATGAGTGGGCTTGGTATTGCTTATTTACCTTTAATGACAGTAAATGATGAAATCAAGGCAGGAAGGTTAAAAATTATTCCCTGCGTTGGTGGTTTTAATCAGATTTTTTCCCAAGTCGCTTATCACAAAAACAAGTGGATTTCCCCTGCATTATCAATGTTTATCGATATTACTTTGAAACATGCAAGAGACTGGTCATGTGAGGAGACTACTTGTTGA
- the ltrA gene encoding group II intron reverse transcriptase/maturase has protein sequence METKLLRIAELAKSNPKMKFTSLAHLLDKEALIQCHLELPNKKATGINGTTKEQYDESLEENIEDLVSRLKSKSYRPVPVRRMYIPKLNSNKMRPLGIPEQEDKIVQKGITKILNAIYENDFLDCSFGFRPNRNCHDALKILNHYIEKRAISYVVDVDIKGFFDNVDHKWMMEFLKLRITDTNLLRLISRFLKGGYMEEGKKYKTDNGTPQGGVISPILANVYLHYVLDLWFEKVVKKQCKGQAYIVRYADDFVCCFQNKSEAEQFFHSLKARLKKFNLEIAEDKTKIIPFGRFAEKNAKRDGIGKPGTFDFLGFTHYCGISKHGKFRVKRKTSRKKVQGKLKGTKEWLKNNRNKDIHMIMDRFKRSLIGYYNYYCITDNTQTVNNFKEKIECLLYKWLNRRSQRKSFTWDKFRLFLNKYPLPSPRIKVNIYDLRKEISYIL, from the coding sequence ATGGAAACAAAACTACTAAGGATAGCAGAATTAGCAAAATCTAATCCTAAAATGAAATTTACATCTCTTGCACATCTTTTAGATAAGGAAGCATTAATTCAATGCCATCTTGAACTACCCAATAAGAAGGCAACTGGGATTAACGGTACTACTAAAGAGCAATACGATGAAAGTTTAGAAGAAAACATAGAGGACTTAGTAAGTAGGCTCAAAAGCAAAAGTTATCGTCCTGTTCCAGTAAGACGAATGTATATCCCAAAGCTCAACTCAAACAAGATGAGACCATTGGGAATACCGGAACAAGAAGATAAAATTGTTCAAAAAGGCATTACGAAAATACTAAATGCCATCTATGAAAATGACTTTCTAGACTGCTCATTTGGGTTCCGTCCAAATAGAAACTGCCACGATGCACTGAAAATACTGAATCATTATATTGAGAAGAGAGCAATAAGCTATGTAGTAGATGTAGATATTAAAGGCTTCTTTGATAACGTTGACCACAAATGGATGATGGAATTCTTGAAACTCCGAATCACTGACACTAACCTACTGAGACTAATCAGCAGGTTTCTTAAAGGTGGATACATGGAGGAAGGTAAGAAATACAAGACAGACAATGGTACACCGCAAGGTGGAGTGATATCTCCGATATTAGCCAATGTCTATCTCCATTACGTTCTTGATCTATGGTTTGAAAAAGTGGTTAAGAAACAATGTAAAGGCCAGGCGTATATAGTAAGATACGCAGATGATTTTGTTTGTTGTTTTCAGAATAAAAGTGAAGCCGAGCAATTCTTTCATTCATTAAAAGCGAGATTAAAGAAATTTAACCTAGAAATAGCCGAGGATAAAACTAAAATAATTCCCTTCGGACGGTTTGCGGAGAAGAATGCAAAACGTGACGGAATTGGCAAACCGGGTACCTTCGACTTCCTTGGATTTACTCACTATTGTGGGATAAGTAAGCACGGGAAATTCCGAGTAAAGCGGAAAACGAGCAGGAAGAAAGTCCAAGGCAAACTAAAAGGAACTAAAGAATGGCTGAAGAATAATAGGAATAAAGATATTCATATGATTATGGATAGATTTAAACGCTCACTAATAGGTTACTACAACTATTATTGCATCACAGATAATACCCAAACTGTTAACAACTTTAAAGAGAAAATCGAATGCTTACTATACAAATGGCTAAACAGAAGAAGCCAAAGGAAATCCTTTACTTGGGACAAATTCAGGCTCTTTCTTAATAAATATCCACTACCTTCACCAAGAATCAAAGTGAATATTTATGATTTAAGAAAAGAAATTAGCTATATTCTGTGA
- a CDS encoding IS110 family transposase, giving the protein MNPVIGLDVSKGESQVQAFLDKGKPYRKSFSINHDLEGLGNLLDFLQEVEKSAGGHQPSVVLESTGHYHIPVIQFLEEQKYVYIIVNPLISHRAKSSSLRKVKTDAIDAYHLCELYYKEELEPYKKRGVQLLNLRNLTRQQESIAEISAKTKLQLHSLIDQVFPEYRGVFGSLYSKVSLLTLLEFPTSKAVLSVSEKELTDTIASLCMSRSESWAKEKAQKLREAALRDPFQNNLYDSHIFNLEILVKIVLQYQEHLSNIADEIDALASEIEEYEILQSIPGIGEKIAATIISEIGEIDRFNGAKRLVAFAGIDPSVYSSGKFTASVNRITKRGSCRLRHALYMAVQSGIRDSRKKKTTDEIIPRNRRLREFYDKKREEGKPFRVAIIACTNKLLHWIYALLKSRSTFQDIA; this is encoded by the coding sequence ATGAATCCAGTCATTGGTCTGGATGTATCAAAAGGGGAAAGTCAGGTACAAGCTTTTTTAGATAAAGGTAAGCCATACCGTAAGAGCTTTAGTATTAATCATGATCTTGAGGGTTTGGGGAATTTATTAGATTTCCTTCAAGAAGTTGAGAAATCAGCAGGTGGTCATCAACCTTCGGTCGTTTTAGAATCCACTGGGCACTATCATATTCCCGTTATTCAGTTTTTAGAGGAACAAAAATATGTTTATATTATCGTCAATCCTCTTATCTCACACAGAGCCAAGAGCTCAAGCCTAAGAAAGGTAAAAACAGATGCAATCGATGCTTATCACCTTTGTGAATTGTATTATAAAGAAGAATTAGAGCCTTACAAGAAGCGTGGAGTTCAACTCTTAAACCTTCGTAATCTAACAAGACAACAAGAGAGTATTGCAGAAATATCAGCGAAAACAAAGTTACAGCTTCATTCTTTAATCGATCAGGTATTTCCAGAGTATCGAGGTGTATTTGGAAGCCTATATTCGAAAGTATCATTGCTTACTTTACTAGAGTTCCCTACTTCTAAGGCTGTATTAAGTGTGAGTGAAAAAGAGTTAACGGATACAATAGCTTCATTATGCATGAGTCGTTCGGAGTCATGGGCAAAGGAAAAAGCACAGAAGTTAAGAGAAGCAGCCCTTCGTGATCCTTTTCAAAACAATCTCTATGATAGTCATATTTTCAACCTTGAAATTTTGGTTAAGATTGTTCTTCAATACCAAGAGCATCTATCCAATATTGCGGATGAAATAGATGCCCTCGCTAGCGAAATTGAAGAATATGAAATCCTTCAATCTATCCCTGGAATCGGAGAAAAAATCGCTGCAACGATTATTTCTGAAATCGGAGAGATAGATCGGTTTAATGGTGCCAAGAGGTTGGTTGCATTCGCTGGAATAGATCCTAGTGTGTACTCTTCAGGAAAGTTTACTGCATCGGTAAACCGAATAACCAAACGTGGCTCGTGTAGGCTTCGCCACGCCTTGTATATGGCTGTTCAAAGTGGTATTCGGGATTCCCGTAAAAAGAAAACGACTGATGAGATTATTCCACGCAATAGAAGACTACGAGAGTTTTACGATAAGAAACGAGAAGAAGGAAAACCCTTTAGAGTAGCGATCATTGCCTGTACAAATAAGCTCTTACATTGGATTTACGCCTTATTAAAAAGCAGATCTACTTTCCAAGATATAGCTTAA
- a CDS encoding YjcZ family sporulation protein, which yields MVLFILLIIVLSSWC from the coding sequence ATTGTATTGTTCATTCTGTTGATTATCGTACTTTCCAGTTGGTGTTAA
- a CDS encoding YjcZ family sporulation protein: protein MGEERGLGFGFALIIVLFILLIIVGASFMGY, encoded by the coding sequence ATGGGTGAAGAAAGAGGATTAGGATTTGGATTTGCTTTAATTATTGTATTGTTTATTCTTCTTATCATTGTAGGAGCTTCTTTTATGGGTTACTAA
- a CDS encoding TrkA family potassium uptake protein: protein MAKKSYAVIGLGRFGTSIASKLSEAGQEVMGIDIDNERVEDGKSLVTHAVVLDSTEEESLKSVGIRNFDYVIVAIGNDMQASILTVLLLKEMGVKQVIAKALNKRHGQVLTKVGADWVIHPERDMGERVAHQLLSPNVLNYIELSREYNIEEIIIPPSMKGKSLRELDLRAKYNVNAIAILSNENLIISPSPDQIIQNGDKLVLIGHREDLNDFVNIN, encoded by the coding sequence ATGGCCAAAAAAAGTTATGCTGTAATCGGGTTAGGGAGATTTGGAACAAGTATTGCGTCGAAGTTATCTGAAGCTGGGCAGGAAGTAATGGGAATTGATATAGACAATGAACGTGTAGAAGATGGGAAATCATTGGTCACTCACGCAGTTGTACTTGATTCTACAGAAGAGGAATCACTTAAATCAGTTGGGATTCGTAATTTTGATTATGTAATCGTGGCAATAGGTAATGATATGCAAGCTAGTATCTTAACTGTCTTGCTTTTAAAAGAAATGGGAGTAAAACAGGTTATTGCAAAAGCTCTCAATAAACGCCATGGACAAGTATTAACAAAAGTTGGAGCAGATTGGGTAATACATCCTGAAAGAGACATGGGAGAGCGTGTTGCACATCAGCTTCTCTCACCAAATGTGTTGAACTATATAGAACTTTCAAGAGAATACAATATTGAGGAAATCATTATTCCCCCAAGTATGAAGGGAAAAAGTTTACGGGAGCTTGATTTACGAGCTAAATATAATGTCAATGCAATTGCGATCTTGAGTAATGAAAATTTAATTATATCTCCTTCTCCTGACCAGATTATTCAAAATGGTGATAAGCTAGTATTGATTGGACATCGAGAAGATTTAAACGATTTTGTAAATATAAATTAA
- a CDS encoding TrkH family potassium uptake protein: protein MELFKRKGNLVSLHPAQILVLGFGTLILLGTLLFMLPIATYEKGRGLSFIDALFEATSAVCVTGLAVVDTGTTFTLFGEIVLLCLIQIGGWGFMTTGIFMFIILGKKIGLKERLLLQDSLNVFSLSGVVNLVKRIILITFIVELIGATTLAIRWSFEMPLRKAIYYGIFHSISAFNNAGFGLEPDNMSKWVGDPTVNIMITLLFITGGIGFTVILDLFHKRSIRKLSLHSKVALLMSLILIIVGPLIIFLSEYNNPATFGSLSLGDKLWASYFQGVVTRTAGFNTIDIGAMNLSSLVFMMALMFIGASSGSTGGGIKVTTFAIIILAFWTVVTNRNDVNIFKRRISWELVNKSLSIVVAGMFFIFLIFFLLTFTENADMSKLLFETISAFGTVGLSANFTPDLSPFGRILITIMMFIGRLGPLTMAFALLNTRKDAKVRYAEEKILIG, encoded by the coding sequence GTGGAATTGTTTAAAAGAAAAGGGAATTTAGTTAGTTTGCACCCTGCCCAAATACTAGTATTAGGTTTCGGTACTCTAATACTATTGGGCACCCTTCTTTTCATGCTGCCAATTGCTACATATGAAAAGGGACGTGGACTTAGCTTTATTGATGCATTGTTTGAAGCAACTTCTGCTGTCTGTGTTACAGGTTTGGCAGTGGTTGATACGGGGACAACCTTTACATTATTTGGTGAAATTGTTCTTCTCTGTTTGATTCAAATTGGTGGTTGGGGATTTATGACCACAGGTATATTTATGTTTATTATCTTAGGAAAAAAAATTGGACTAAAGGAACGTTTATTACTGCAAGATTCATTAAATGTATTTTCACTATCAGGAGTAGTCAACCTAGTTAAACGTATAATCCTTATTACTTTTATTGTGGAACTAATTGGTGCTACTACTTTAGCCATTCGTTGGTCATTTGAAATGCCATTGAGGAAAGCAATTTACTATGGTATATTCCACTCTATTTCAGCCTTTAATAATGCTGGGTTTGGTCTTGAGCCTGACAATATGAGTAAATGGGTAGGTGATCCGACTGTTAATATAATGATTACCCTTCTTTTCATCACTGGGGGTATTGGTTTTACTGTAATTCTCGACCTTTTTCATAAAAGATCCATTCGTAAATTATCCCTTCATTCTAAAGTTGCACTGCTTATGTCACTAATTCTTATCATTGTAGGACCTTTAATTATTTTTTTATCGGAGTATAATAATCCAGCAACTTTTGGAAGTTTGTCCTTGGGTGATAAGTTGTGGGCCTCATACTTTCAAGGTGTTGTAACACGGACTGCTGGTTTTAATACGATTGATATTGGAGCCATGAACCTTTCTTCCCTTGTTTTCATGATGGCACTGATGTTTATTGGTGCATCTTCAGGGTCTACTGGTGGTGGTATCAAAGTAACGACCTTTGCCATAATTATTTTAGCTTTTTGGACAGTAGTAACGAATCGGAACGATGTGAATATTTTTAAACGCAGAATTTCTTGGGAATTGGTAAATAAATCGTTATCGATAGTGGTAGCTGGAATGTTTTTTATCTTCCTCATCTTCTTTTTATTAACCTTTACCGAGAACGCAGATATGAGCAAACTTTTATTTGAAACAATTTCTGCCTTTGGAACAGTAGGTTTGTCTGCAAATTTCACACCTGACCTGTCACCTTTTGGAAGAATCTTAATAACCATCATGATGTTTATTGGAAGGCTCGGACCGTTAACCATGGCTTTTGCACTCTTAAATACTCGGAAAGATGCAAAGGTTAGATATGCAGAAGAAAAAATTTTAATCGGCTAG
- a CDS encoding cation:proton antiporter has protein sequence MHDLDLHHIFKLGLILVMIAAGITAIAKKLKQPYPIALVIVGAIVGLINIPILDPLKDFITEGEVFNFVIITLFLPALLGEAALKLPYSHLKENKEPILALAFGATLLSFLIVGFSTIWVLGFSIPSAFVFAALMSATDPVSVISIFKSVGVNKRLATVIEGESLFNDGLAVVLFKISAFYLLTYLELGVVGAGYGLWEFIRVISLGLIIGGALGYGFSKLTSYYDDYPLEIIFSIILFYGSFLLAEAVHASGVIAVVVAALIFGNYGAKIGMSPTTKLNINNFWEVTALLANSIVFLMVGLEITRINLADKWGYIFPAILIVLIARSISVYASLLFIKNFPTSWKHIINWGGLKGSLSIALVLSLPRDFTGREEILIIAFSVVLFSLIFQGLSIKSLLSFLGVNKKEEGFKEYEELIARGHRFESAITEIHTVRKKLFITETVSEEIIKQYEQELSALQIKIEKLFVKYPSLKENQQSILQKHALYAQHEAIEKLIKEDIITSEVAEQEHNQITDKLVKLEELH, from the coding sequence GTGCATGACCTAGATTTACACCATATTTTTAAACTTGGTCTTATTTTAGTTATGATTGCAGCTGGGATTACCGCTATTGCAAAAAAACTCAAGCAACCTTACCCTATTGCATTAGTTATTGTTGGGGCTATTGTTGGTCTTATAAACATTCCAATATTAGATCCTTTAAAGGATTTTATTACAGAAGGTGAAGTTTTCAACTTTGTCATCATTACACTGTTCTTGCCTGCTTTATTAGGTGAAGCGGCTTTGAAATTGCCTTATTCCCATTTAAAAGAAAATAAAGAGCCCATTCTAGCACTAGCTTTTGGAGCAACTCTTTTATCCTTTCTGATTGTCGGTTTTTCTACGATATGGGTTTTAGGTTTTTCGATTCCTTCAGCATTTGTTTTTGCTGCTTTAATGAGTGCCACTGATCCTGTAAGCGTTATATCAATTTTTAAAAGTGTCGGGGTAAACAAAAGGCTGGCAACTGTTATTGAAGGAGAAAGTTTATTTAATGATGGACTTGCGGTAGTCCTTTTTAAAATTTCCGCCTTTTATTTATTAACATATCTTGAACTTGGTGTTGTTGGTGCGGGCTATGGATTATGGGAATTTATTAGGGTAATCTCACTTGGACTCATCATAGGCGGTGCACTTGGCTATGGTTTCTCAAAATTAACCAGTTATTATGATGATTACCCGTTGGAAATTATCTTTAGTATCATTCTTTTTTACGGTTCGTTCTTACTGGCTGAAGCGGTTCATGCCTCAGGTGTCATTGCTGTTGTTGTGGCTGCCCTCATTTTTGGAAATTATGGGGCGAAAATTGGAATGAGCCCGACGACGAAGTTAAATATTAATAATTTTTGGGAAGTTACTGCACTCCTAGCCAATTCAATTGTTTTTCTAATGGTAGGGTTGGAAATAACCAGGATCAACTTAGCAGACAAATGGGGATACATTTTTCCTGCCATTTTAATTGTACTTATTGCAAGAAGCATTTCCGTATATGCAAGTCTATTATTCATCAAGAATTTTCCAACCAGCTGGAAGCACATTATCAATTGGGGAGGTCTAAAGGGCTCATTATCCATTGCTCTTGTTTTAAGTCTCCCTCGTGATTTTACAGGACGGGAGGAAATCTTAATTATAGCGTTTAGTGTGGTATTATTCTCATTAATATTCCAAGGACTTTCAATAAAATCGCTTTTATCTTTCTTAGGGGTTAATAAGAAAGAAGAAGGTTTTAAGGAGTATGAAGAACTTATTGCACGGGGACATCGATTCGAATCGGCCATAACGGAAATCCACACAGTAAGAAAAAAATTGTTCATTACAGAAACAGTTTCAGAAGAGATCATTAAACAATACGAACAAGAACTATCAGCATTACAGATCAAAATAGAGAAACTTTTTGTGAAGTATCCCAGTCTAAAAGAAAACCAACAATCCATCCTACAAAAACATGCATTGTATGCACAACACGAAGCAATTGAAAAATTGATTAAAGAAGATATTATTACTAGTGAAGTTGCTGAGCAAGAACACAACCAAATTACAGACAAATTAGTAAAATTAGAAGAGTTACACTAA